The genomic segment GAAAAGACTGGTGACGATGCTTGGTAATGTAGCGCTGGCGGAAAACCCTCATATGATCATGGTCGACCTGCGCGGCGAACTGACGCGCAAGGACGCCGTGCGCACGCTGTCGGCGATGGTGGCAAAGCTCGGCGGCGGCGACGAACAAGCTTACCGCAGCGGCGTACGCAACGCGCTGGCAAAAATGGGCAATGCCGAAGGCAAGGTGTATCCGTATAAAGGCGTGATGCTGCTCGATAAAACGGAAGCAGGCAAGCTCACCGGCCTGAGTGGCAATGCGCGCACAGAGGCCGTGGGCAGCATGGTGCTGAAGCCGGACCAACTGGAAAACCTGATGGAAAGCCGGATCAGTAAGCTGGGCAATATAGAAGTCAAGGGCGGTACGGTGCAGTCGCTATTGTCGCTGGTGCTGATGTGCAGTGCCTTTGGCGAGATGACGAAAGAGCAGGCCAAGGGAAATTACTTTGGTGGCAAGACGTTCAATTTTGCGGCGGCAGTAACAACGCTGGCGGGAGGCATTACTGAGACGACGGGTCACGCTCTGACGGCCACGTCCTGGGGGGGAGCGAGGACGGCTACGCAGATAAAATTTATGGCGATCAAGATGGAGACTAGAGCTAGTTGGCTGACCGGTGGAGGTAAGCTGCTTGGGGTTGTTGGAGGAGTAATTGCGGGAGTTGTGACGTTCTTTGAGGGAGTTGAAATGCTAAATAAAAGGCCTGTACTTGGAGGTGTCACTATGGCATTAGGGATCGGATCGGTAGTCGCTGCTATGTTACTCCTTGGAACTGCAACCGCAGGTATGGGCTTTGTTCTAGGCATATTGATTGCCATAATACTTGGGGTTGTTGGATGGTTAACACCAAATGCCTTGCAGGATTGGTTGAATCAGTCTGGAATCTTTGGGAAACACGAAGGGGGCGAAAAATATGTCGGTCCTATTCCACAAATGTTGGCGCTGGAAGCTTTGAGTAAGGGAGACTAATTATGTATTCAGGTTGGTGGACCCCTTTTAGTATTAATCGCCCGCTTACTCAAGATGACCGCGCTGAAGTTCTTCCTCACTCCAGTCGCCTTGATGTTGAGCCGAATGAAAGAAGCGGACTTATTCGCTTCAATTCAACGTATATCGATTGGATAGATCGGCGATTCTTCTTACGCGGAATGTTAAAAACCTTTCTGTTATTAGTGGGATGGTTAATATTGTTATGTATGTTTCTCTTTATAGTCAAAGGATTAATTTTCCCCGGAGATGTGGAGAGGATAGGATATCTGATTCCATTTCCAGTTGCATTCTTGGGAGTCGCGGCAATCTATTATGCGTTTCTCCGATTTGAATTTTTTAGCTACGTTTATTATCCCATTCGCTTCAATAGAAAGACGCGTATGGTGCATGTCTTTCGCCACAACGGTTCGGGCGGGGTGCTGAGTAGACCTTGGGATGAGATTTTCTTTCATCTCGGACATGGAACCGATCCAGTTTCCTTACGCGATATTCGCGGTGAAATTTTGGACGGCGATATGGTGACGGACACATTCGCATTGGGACATTTCTTTGAACGTCCTCAACCAGTGCTTGAAATGTGGGAATTCATTCGTCGTTATATGGAAGAAGGTCCGGAAGCTGTTGGTGAACATCCGTTGGATCGTTACGTCAGTTTGTCCGTGACCGACCGTTTCAAAAACTGCCTGATCATGAGCAGAATATTCTATGGTGCGGAGACTCCTTTCACGCAGGCTATTAGCTTGCCTTTGGTCGTGCTGTCGGCGGTGACACGCTGGTTGATCTTCAAGACCTGCAAGGTTCCGGTGTTCCCACCAGAGATTGAAGCCGAGTGCGTGGTGGAAGCCAACGATCCGAATGTTTGGCCAATACCGGAAACGAGCGGGCAGTTTGCCGCAGAAAACCCGGCGATCATGCAGCGCGCTGTCG from the Collimonas arenae genome contains:
- a CDS encoding DUF6708 domain-containing protein, encoding MYSGWWTPFSINRPLTQDDRAEVLPHSSRLDVEPNERSGLIRFNSTYIDWIDRRFFLRGMLKTFLLLVGWLILLCMFLFIVKGLIFPGDVERIGYLIPFPVAFLGVAAIYYAFLRFEFFSYVYYPIRFNRKTRMVHVFRHNGSGGVLSRPWDEIFFHLGHGTDPVSLRDIRGEILDGDMVTDTFALGHFFERPQPVLEMWEFIRRYMEEGPEAVGEHPLDRYVSLSVTDRFKNCLIMSRIFYGAETPFTQAISLPLVVLSAVTRWLIFKTCKVPVFPPEIEAECVVEANDPNVWPIPETSGQFAAENPAIMQRAVERAEKAASR